ACCCGCGGTGCCGCCCCGGCTGCCGTGACCACTCCGAGGAAATCCATGCACAGCAAAGCCAAGTTCTCCTTCTTCCTGGTCGTCCTCTCGGCGCTCCTCACCCTCACGTCGGCCGCCTTCGGCCTCGAGCGCGGCGCCAACGGCTGGTACCAGACCGGCTCCGGCGTCCGCACGAAGAGCATCGCCTTCATCAACGTGAAGGTCTACGCGATCAGTCACGAGATGAAGGAGCTGCCCACGGCGAACACGAAGCAGGCCGTCATCGACGCCGACGTCGACAAGCGCTTCACCTGGCAGACCCTCCGCGATCTCCCTTGCGAGAAGATCCAGGCCGCGATGCGCGACGCGTTCGCCATGAACGGCTACGGGGACCAGGCCAAGATCGGGCGGTACCTGGGCGCCTGCAACAAGGCCGAGCTCCCGGAGAAGACCGGCCTCTCCATCAGCTACAACTCGACCACGAAGAAGACCACGATCTGGATCGCCGGCGCCGGCTCGGCCACGATCGACGGCGTCGACTTCATGAAGGCCGTGTGGAGCTGCTGGTTCGGGAAGATCGACCAGCCCGCGCTCGGCTCCGCGCTCATCTCGCGCCTCTGAGGCCAACACGGCCGCAAGACGGTCTCCACGAGCCGCGTCCCCTCCTCGGGCACGCGGCTCGCTCCCTTTTTTGTTCTCGTACGCGAGCCGCCTGCAGCGGCGCGCGTACGCGCGCCGCGAGCGTGAGCTAGTCCCCTGGAAGCGTGATGCCTTCCAGAAGTCGCGCGGCTCGGCCTTTCGCCACAAGGGAGCGAGGGGGTGTCCCGTTTTCGGCGGCGGTGGGAGGATACTCATGTTCGAGGGTCGGCGTTCTCGCGCGGTCACACCCGAAACCACTGTCCCCTGAGCGCAAAGCGCCGCCTCCACCGCGCGGAACGACGTCCGAGTTGAGGACGGGCCCGCCGCCGCCGAAAACGGGGCACCCCCTCGCTCCTCGGAATGACACCGAAGACCGGACTTCTGATACGAACCACGACTCCAGGGGACTAGGGGAAGTTGCTGACCGCGACGGGCAGGCTCGAGCTGGCCTTGCTGAGGCCGATGCCGAGCTCGCCGTGGCCGTTGTCACCCCAGCACGCGATGCCGTCGTCGGTCTTGACGGCGCACGTGTGCTCGCCGCCCGCGCCGATCGCGACGGCGGACAAGCCCGCGACCACCGTCGGGCGGACGATCTCGGCGCCGCCTCCGTCGCGGCCACCGGCGCTCGAGCCGAGCTGGCCGATGCGGTTGCTCCCCCAACAGAACACGGTCCCTTCCCCCGTCAGCGCGCAGAAGTGCTCGGCGCCCGCCGCGATCGCGGTGGCCCCCGCGACCCCCTGCACGGGCGTCGGAGTCGGGTTCTTGGCCCCGCCCGCCACGCCCTTGCCGAGCTGTCCGAGGTCGTCTTTGCCCCAGCACACCACGCCGCCGTTGGCGACGACGGCGCAGGTCGAGTCGTTCGACGCGGCCATGGCGGTGACGCCGCTCACGCCCGAGCACTTGCGCGGAAGCACCTCGCGCGAGGCGCCGGTGGTCGCCAGCTGGCCGTTGAAGTTCTCGCCCCAGCAGAAGGCGTCTCCCGTGGAGGTGAAGGCGCAGCTGTGCGACTGCCCGAGCGTGAGTCCCTTCACGTTCTGGAGGTCCTGCAGCGGGATGGGTACGTTGGTCGAGGTGGTCGAGGCGTTGCCGAGCTGGCCGGTCGCGTTGCTCCCCCAGCACGCGAGCTCTCCGTTGCGGCGCACGGCGCACGTGTGAGACGAGCCGGCCCCGAGCCGCAGCGCGTCGACCAGTACGCGCGTGGGGGTAGGCGTGGTCGCCGTCGTGGTCGAGCCGTTTCCGAGCTGCCCGCTCACGTTGAAGCCCCAGCAGCTCACCGTGCCGTCGACCTGCGCGACGCAGGTGTGCTGCGCGCCTGCGGCGATGGTGAACGCGCTCACGTTCTCCACGAACACCGGAGTGGGCACGACCGGGATCCCGGCGTCGCTGGTCTCGCGGCCCTTGCCGCCCGTGCCTATCTGGCCCGCGCCGTCGTCGCCCCAGCACTTGACCGTGCCGCTCCGTCGCTTGGCGCACGTGTGGTACTTGCCGAGCGCGAGCTCAGTGAAGCGCGACGGCTCGGGGCCGGTGCCACCCTCCACCTCGGGGGGCAACACGATCTCGCCATCGCGCTCAGTAGTTCCTGAGTCCTTACGGAGCTTTACGTCGTGTACGCCGACGATGAGGTTGCACGCGAAGAGCGCCCCGCAGGCGCCGGTGACGAGGACCACGGCGGAGAAGCGTGGGCGCATCAGAAGGTCCCCCCGAGCGACAGCCCGACGGCGCCTGGGCCCACGCTGGGCGTGAGCCGCGCGTTCGGCTTCCCGATTCTGTTGGCGCCGGTCTTGGCGCTCGGCGCGGTGAGCACGAGCACGAGGCCGGTCGCGAACGCGACGCCGCCCGCCGCCAGCCCGATGGTCGACAAGAACCCCGAGGTCTTGGCGTCGGTGGCGAGGTCGACGCCTTCGCGATCACAGCCCTTGTCGTTGCATCGCGCCTGGGAGTCGCTCCAGCTCGAGAAGGTGCGGAGGCCGAAGTAGCCGCCCACGCCCGCCAGCACGAGGCCGATGCCGCCCACCACGAAGCCGGTCGTTCGCCGGGCGTTGGAGGGGGCGGGCTCCTCGGGAGGCGGGACCTTGGGCTTGGGCGCGACGACCGGGGGCTCTTCACCCTCGCGGGTCAGCGCGGGCACGACGACGGGGTAGGTCTTGCCGGGCTCTTTGGCTTCGAGCGTCACGCTGAAGGGCTTCCTGTCCGGCGCCGCGACGAAGAGCGTGTGGGCGCCAGGATCGACGCGGATCGGCGCCTGCGCGTCTTGGCGACTGATGGGCGTGCCGTCGAGCGTGATGGTCACGTCGCCGGGCTCCTTCAGCTCGAGCGCGAGTTTGGTGAGCTGGGGCTCGAGCAGATCGAGGCGGTCGCGCGCGGTCTTCTCGCGGTCGGCCCGTCCGAGCTTCTTCGCGAGCTCGGCCGCGGCCTGGAACTTCTCGTACGCCGTCGCGGTCTGGCCGGCGCGCTGGTGGCAGTCGGCGAGGTTGAGGAGCGTCCCTACGGTCGGGTCGAGCTTGTAGCTGGCGAGGAGCTTCGGGCAGCCGAGCAGGAACTCGCCGGCCTCGACGTGGGCGCGCCCCTCCTCGAACAGGGCGTCGGCGGCCTTCTTGTCGGCGGCCGACGGGCCCGCGTGCGCGGAGGCGGCGAGGCACCAAGCGAGGGTCAGCGCGCCGAGGGACGCGAGGCGGCGAGCGGGGGCGCGGCTGATGCGGGAGCTGGAGCGGAGGCGCGGGACCATAAGCACGGAGAGCGACGGACGGTGAGGAGGAAGAGACAGAAGAGAAAGAGCGGAGGCGTCGCGGAGCGGCGAGAGCGGGGCGTCGGGTCAGTCGCGGGTGGTCGGGATGTCCGGGCTCGCCGGCTTGGGCTTCGGCGCGGCGGTCGGGGCTGTCGGTGCCGGGCCGGTCGGCGTGGTGGGCGTGGCGGCGGGCTTCGGTCCCTGTGTCGGGCGAGGCGCGGCCGCCGGGGTCGGGCCCGTCGCGACGACGGGGCTCGCGACCGTGGGGGCAGCGGGGACCACGGACTTCGAGGCGACCTTGCCCACTCCCGCGCCCACGACGGCGGGCGCCGTGGGGGGCTCGACGGTCGGCAGCGCCGGTGGCTCGGCGGGCACGGGCACCACCTCGGCGTGGCCGGGGGGCACCTGGTTACGACTGACATAGAACGCGCCACCCGCGACCCCGATGACGGCGAGCGCGACCCCGAGGCCGAGCCACAAGCGCGAGCTCCCCTCTGGCGGTGGGGGCTGGGGCGCCGCTCCCGCCCAGGGCCCGCCTAGCTCGAGCGAGGTCGAGCGCCCGGACGCGGGCGGCACCGTGGGGGTTGGATGCCGCGTCGCGCCTGCTCCCGCCGCGCTCGGCGGGCTTGGCTGGAGCGACGCGAGCCGGGCCGCGGTCGTCTGCGCGTGGGCGGTGTTCATGCAGTAGGGCACGAGCCCCGCGGCGAGCTCGGCGACGTTGGGCATGCGCGCGTCCAGCGACTTCTGGAGGCAGCGATCGACGATGGCGACGAGCCCCGGATCGAGGGTCGGGTTCAGCTCGCGCAGCGGTGGCGGAGACTCGCCCATCACCTTCGCGAAGAGCTTGCCCACGGTCTCGGCGTCGAACGCCGGCCGCCCGGCGAGCAGCGTGTAGAGGATGACGCCCAACGCCCAGATGTCGGTGCGGCCGTCGACGGTGCGGGGGTCTTGGAGTTGCTCGGGCGACATGAAGCGCGGCGAGCCGAGCACGGCCGCGGACATGGTGACGCCTGTCTCGCCGCCGCCGAAGGGGTTCGCCTTCGACAGGCCGAAGTCGAGCACCTTCACGATGGGTACGCCGGCGGCGCCGCGCGTGAGGAACAGGTTCCCGAGCTTCACGTCGCGATGGATGATGCCGAGCGAGTGCGCCTCGCCGAGGGCGTCGCACGCCTGCAGCACGTACTCGCACGCCTCCGCCGGGGGCAGCGCGCCGCGCTGCTTGTAGAGGTCGGACAGGTCGCACCCCTCGAGGTACTCCATGACCATGAACGGCTCGCCGGTCTCGAGGGCGCCGACGTCGTACACGTGCGCGACGTGCGGGTTGCGTATCTGGACGGCGGCCTGCGCCTCGCGGAGGAAGCGCACGCTGGCCTCGCGCGTGCCGAGCGCGCCGTCGCGGATGAACTTGATGGCGACCGGGATCTCGAGCGTGAGGTGGGTCGCCGCGACGACGAAGCCCATCCCGCCCTCACCGAGCACTCGCTCGACGCGGTACTTCCCGGCGATGACGTCTCCGGCGTTGATGACGGCCATGGTGAGCTACCTCGAGAGAACCCAAGCGCAAGACTAGCAAAGCCGCCGGGGTCGCGCTGCATTTTACCCGTGTCGCGGGGTCGCGCGGCGTGGTCGGGCGGCGCGCAAAGGCGCGGGGGTCCGGGCCGAGCCGCAAGCACGCAAACTTGGCGCTTTCGCTCCAGGGGGTCACCATGAAGCATGGCGCCCGCTCGCGGCTTGGTCACTGCACGCTCGATCGGCGAGACGCTGACGGTCGCGGTCGCGCTGAGCCTCGCCTCGCCAGGGGCCGCGCGCGCCGAGCCGGCCGCCTCGAGCTACGCCCTCGACGCGGTGTCGCGCGACATCCCCGCGGGGCGAATGAAGTGCCCGCGTTTCGACACGCGGCGCTACTTGGGCACCGGCGTGCGGTACGCCTCGCCCATCTTCGTTCACAGCGCGTTCGTCGAGAAGCTCGTCGCTTTCGACGCGCTGGTGGAGCGCACGGCCATCGAGGTGTACGGCCGCGCGCCGGAGGAGCTGCACCATCTCGGCGGGACCACCTGCGAGTCTCTGAACGGGCAGCGGCGCTTCAGCGAGCACGCGTTCGGCAACGCGATCGACGTCGACTCCTTCACCTTCGGCGCGCTCGGCGCCGGGGAGCGCCTCCCCGCGGGCCTCCCTGCGGCGCTTGCAGGCGCGTTCAAGGTCTCGATTTCATGGCATTTTTTCTCGAAGAGCCCCGCGGGGCGAGTGCACTCGCGCTTTCTGCACCGGCTCGCCCTCCGGCTCGTGGCGGACCGGGGGCTCTTCCGTGTGGTGCTCGGCCCTGGCTACGGCGACCACTGGAGCCACTTCCACCTCGACGCCGCGCCGTACCGCTTCGCGTTCGTCCTCGCCTCGGGCGAGCTCGCGCGCTGACCGACTTCTCGGGAGGCGCCACTTCGGCGATGCTGCGCCGATGACCGACCGAACCCTGACGACCGCGAGGCTAGGCGATCTCGAATGCGTGATCGCCAACGCGCCCCCTCCACGAGCGCCTTCCCCGCGCCGCATCGTCGTCCTGCTCCACGGGTTCGGCGCGCCGGGCGACGACCTCGTGGGCCTCGCCGACGCGTTCGCCGCGCCCGACACGACGATGGTCTTCCCCGCGGCGCCGCTCACGTTCGCGGAGCTCTACGGCGCCCCACCGTTCATGGACGCCCGCGCCTGGTGGCGCCTCGATCTCGAGGCGATCGAGCGGGCGCGGCGGACAGGCGGGCTCCGCGATCTCACGCGCGAGCGGCCCGAGGGGCTCGACGCCGCGCGGGGCCGAGTGACGCGCCTGCTCGGCGAGCTCCGCGCCAAGCACCCGGACGCCAGCTTCGTCCTCGGTGGCTTCTCGCAGGGCGCGATGCTCGCGACCGACACGGCGCTCCGGGAGGACGTCCCGCTCGATGGGCTCGTCGTGCTCTCGGGCTCACTTCTGTGCGAGCCCGAGTGGCGCCCGCTCTTCCCCACGCTGGCGCGCCTGAAGGTGTTTCAGAGCCACGGCGCCGACGACGACATCTTGCCCTACGCGTACGCGGCACGACTCCACGAGGGGCTGCGCGAGGCCGGGGTGGACGCGCGCTTCGTGAGGTTCGAGGGCGGCCACGGGATCGCCCCCGAGGTGCTCGGGGCGCTCGCCGCGTTCCTCGACGGTCTCCCGCGCGCCGCCTCGCCCGTTGACGAGATTAGATAGGGATGTCCTTCAGCGTGACGCGGTTGCGACCGCCGCGCTTGGAGTCGTAGAGGGCCGTGTCCGCCCCCGCGACGAGCTGCTGCGCGTCGTCGCAGCGGGTCTCGGGCAGCCCGGCGACGCCGACGCTGATGGTGACCGGGATCGAGATGCCCTCGAAGCTGAAGTTGGTCTCCTCCACGCGGGCGCGGACGCGCTCGGCGAGGAGCGCGGCCTTCGCGAGCGACGTGCCTCGGGCGAGCACGGCGAACTCCTCGCCGCCGTACCGGGCGAAGACGTCCTCGGTGCGGAGCATGCTCTGCACCACCGCAGAGAGCTCCATGAGCACCGCGTCGCCTGCCAGGTGGCCGCGGCTGTCGTTGATCTTCTTGAAGAAATCGATGTCGAAGAGCAGCAGCGAGAGCTCGGCGTGGTGGCGCTTGGCGAACGCGTATTCGGTCTCGAGGCGCTCGAGGAAATACCGCTTGTTGTACGCGCGGGTGAGCCCGTCGCGCAGCGCGGCCTCGATCATCTTCTGCTGGAAGCTCTCGTCGAGGGTGTCGTTGAACGAGAACCGCACCACCGTGCTCGCGCCGATGCTGATCTTGTCGCCGTTCTTCAGCACGCGCTGCGTAATGAGCTCCCCGTTCACCATCGTGCCGTTGGCGCTGTTCAGGTCCTCGATGACGACGTCGGAGCCGGCCTTCAGGATGCGGGCGTGCCGTCGCGAGATGCCGTCGTCGGTAAGCCGCAGGTCGGCCGTGTTCGAGCGACCCAGCACGGTCTCGGCCGCCTCGAGCTTGTGCATCGCGCCGACGTTCGAGCCCGTGAGGACGACCAGGTAGGCCTGCAGCGCCTGCCGCTTGCGCGCGGCGATCTCGCGCTGCAGCTCGCTGAAATTCGTGATGCTCGTCGCTTCACTGTCGAAGTCCACCGCGTGCATACGACCGGAGGAGCGCCGGCGGGGCGGTTGACTGGCCATGACTTTAAGCAGAATCGCAGAGGCGCCTGCGGGATTCAAGACCCAGTGGGGGCTCGCGCCGCGGTCGGTCGTCCTATGTGCGCTGGGGTCGTACCGAGCTCGAGCGGGCCTGCTTCGGTCCGTCCACCCCCGGGCCGCCAGCCTGCTAGCGTGCGCGCATGAGCCGCAGCCCGTTCGAGCAAGCCCTCTCGCACCTCTTCGCCGCGCACCCGTGGCACGGCCCGGACATCGGCCCCAAGGCGCCCGAGTTGGTGACCTCGTACGTGGAGATCGTCCCCACCGACACGGTCAAGTACGAGCTCGACAAGGCGACGGGGATCCTCAAGGTCGACCGTCCGCAGAAGTTCTCGAACACCTGCCCCACGCTCTACGGGTTCATCCCTCAGACGCTCTGTGGCCCGGTCGTCGGCGGTCTCTGCGACCAGAAGACGGGCCGCAGCGGGACGCGAGGCGACGACGATCCGCTCGACATCTGCATCCTCACCGAGCGCAACATCCCGCACGGCAACATCCTCGTGCAAGCCGTGCCCATCGGCGGGCTGCTGATGGTCGACCGCGACGAGGCCGACGACAAGATCATCGCCGTGCTCCAGGGCGACGACGTGTACGGCCACATGCGCGATCTCGCGGAGTGTCCGAAGGCGCTCATCGACCGGCTCCACCACTACTTCCTGACCTACAAGCAGCCTCCGGGCTCGCAGGAGCACGTGGTCGAGATCGCGCGGGTGTACGGGCGGGACGAGGCCCACGCCGTGATCGCCGCGAGCCAGAGCGACTACGAGACGGAGTACGCGAGCATCACCGGGCGGCTCCGCGCGAAGTAGCGCCGCGGGCGTCTCTGGCGCGTGCATCGAGCGCGTCGAGCGCCTCCGCGGAGAGGCGCTCGGGATCGAACGGGAGACCCTCGGCGGCGAAGCGGCCGCGGGAGAGATCGACGGCGGCGACGCGCGTCCGCTCCCACGCGGCTGCCCCGAGCCCTACGAGCTCGGCGTTCAGCCGGAGCCACACGAGCGCGGTCGCGTCGCACTGCAGCTCGGTCGCCGCCCGCTCCTCGAAGGGGCCGTGTGCGTGGAAGTGCGCCCAGTCGTGCAGACCCCAGAAGAGCGCGGCCAGGCTGGTCGTGGCGAGGAGGAGCGCCGCGCGGGGGCGAGTGCGCGTCTCGTAAAGGAGGTCGGTCGCGTCGTCGATCGCCCACGGGGCGAGCATGCGGGCGCCGTCGGGCAGGGGAACGCGCGGCAGGTGCAGCGCAGCCAGCTCCGCGGGCAGGAAGTCGACCTCGGGGGGCTGCAGAACGAAGCCGAGGCCGGGCGGGTTCTCGGTCCCCGGTGGCGCGCAGTCGCCGAGGCCGCCCGCCGAGACCCACGTGAGCGTGTCGCTCGTGCACCAGCCGAAGGCGTCGAACACCGAATCATGCACAATGCACGGAATGGGCGGCACGCGGAGGGGGACGCTCGGCACGGGCGGAGGCTACCACCCGTGTGCAGACCTCGGCTGCGGCGCGGGCTCGGCATCGACCTGCGTTCGCCCCTTCGGGGCTCGGCATCGACCTGCGTTCGTCCCTTTGGGGCTCCACTTCCAGGTTCAGTGTGGCGTATCGCGCGCGGCCGCGCTAAGAGCCGGGGCGAATGTCGTCCCCGCTGCCCCCCAAGAAGGACGTGGCGCTGGCGCTCCTGGAGCGCACTAGCGTGTTCGTGTACCTCGACCCGCGGCGCGAGGGTGTCGTCATCCCCATGGGGTTCAAGAACCAGCACAAGCTCGTGCTGCAGGTCGGCCTCAACATGCCGGTCCCGATCCGCGATCTGAAGTTCGACGACCAGGGCATGAGCTGCACGCTCAGCTTCAACCGCACGCCGTTCTTCTGCATCGTGCCGTGGACGTCCGTCTTCGCGCTCACCGGGGAAGACGCTCAGGGGCTCGTGTGGCCGGAGGACGTCCCGCGGGAGCTCGTCGAGGCGCAGCAGCAGCAGCAGCGTCGCGCGGCCCTCCACGCCGTGCCCGCGGCGCCCCCGTCGGCGCCCACGGTCGACGAGGAGCAGACGCTGGCCGCGAAGAAGCCCGCGGCCGAGAAGCCCGCGCCTAAGAAGCCTGCGGCGAAGAAGGCGCCCGCCGAGAAGCCCGCGGCGAAGAAGGCGCCCGCCGAGAAGCCCGCGGCGAAGAAGGCGCCTGCCGAGAAGCCCGCGGCGAAGAAGGCGCCCGCCGAGAAGCCCGCGGCGAAGAAGCCCGCAGCGAAGAAGCCGGCCGCCGGGAAGCCCGCGGCGAAGAAGCCCGCGGCGGCGGAGAAGCCCGTCGTCGCGCGTGAGCCCGACCGCGCCGTGCCCGTCCCTGCGGCGGCGGCGGCGCCCGTCCCCGCGGCCGCGCCCCCTCCGCCCCGCGTAGGGGGCAAGACCAAGCGAGAGCTCCCGCCCTATCTCCGCGTCGTGAAGTGAAGGCCGAGGCCGCGGCGACCACCGGCACGCGGGGACCGGGCCGACCCGCGCGCGCGCAGGCGTCGAAGTCGCGTTCGCACCGGCCGCTTCGTGGTAGACCCGACGCACGATGGTATCGGGGAAGTCTCCGGCGGGCGATCCCCTCGGGGGGAGCAGCGGCAACGTCGGTGAACGCGCGGGTGGCGGAGCCCGCGGCCGCGGCGTCGCGTTCATGGCCGGCGCGCTCGTGCTCTTCACCGTGCTCGACTTTACGCTCGAGCGCATCGTGCCCGACAGCTCCATTCGGCAGCTCTTGTTGCTCGCCGCGTGCAACGTCCTCGTCGCGCTCTCGCTGAACGTCATCAACGGCATGGCCGGCCAGTTCTCGATCGGGCACGCCGGATTCCTCGGCCTCGGCGGCTACACCAGCGCCGTCGTGAGCTCCCACCTCCACGAGGCGCTCGGGGGCGGCGATCCCACCTTCGCGCGATCGTTCATCGTGGTTCCCGTGGCGCTCGTGGCGTCGGCGCTCATCGCGGGCGCCTTCGGGTATCTCGTGGGCCTGCCCAGTCTCCGCCTGAAGGGCGACTACCTCGCCATCGTAACGCTCGGCTTCGCCGAGATCGTGCGCCTGCTCATCGCGACCGCGCAGCTCGGGGAGAAGCAGACCGTCGGTGAGGCCTTCGCCCAGGTGGGAGGGCCGAAGGGGGTCGTGGGGCCCTTCGTCCACGCGCTCAGCGTGGCCATCACGAGCCTCGGCGGACAGAACGGCTACGCCGGCCCCAAGAACCAAGGCGTGCCGCTCTACGCGGGCCCCTTCTGGATCTTCGGCCTCGCCCTGGTCCTCGGGATCTTGGCGTATCGACTCAAGTTTTCCGGCTGGGGCCGCGCCCTCCGTGCGCTCCGCGAAGACGAGATCGCGGCCGCCGCCGTGGGGGTCGACCCCACCCGTTACAAGGTCCGCAGCTTCGTCATCGCGGCGGTCGGGGCGGGCATCGCCGGTGGCCTCATGGCGATGAACCGCGACGGCACGCCGACGGTGCAGCCCGACAACTACAACTTCGCGGCGTCGTTCGACGCCATCACGATGGTCATACTCGGCGGCTCCGGCAGCGTCACGGGCGCGGCCATCGGCGGGGTGTTCATCACCTTCACGATCAAGGCGATCGAGGCCGTCCAGTCGACGAACGTCATCCAGTCGTTGAAGCGCTCGGCCTCCTGGCTCGACCTGAACGCGCTGCGCATGATCATCTACGCGGGCGTGCTCATCGCGCTGATGATCTGGCGCCCCGAGGGGCTCCTGGGCGAGCGCGAGATCTTCGAGAAGAAGCGGGCGCCCAAGCCGCGCTCGGCGCCACCGGACGCGCCGCCGGGCGGGGCCAGGAGCGACACGCCGTGACCGAGCTCACGCTCAAGAACGTGTCCAAGAACTTCGGCGGATTGCGCGCCGTGAGCGACGTGTCGTTCACGGTGCCGGAGCGCTGCATCTTCGGCCTCATCGGGCCGAACGGGGCCGGCAAGACCACCGTCTTCAACCTCGTGACGGGGGTCTACAAGCACGACGCGGGAAGCATCCATTTCGGCAAGACCGACGTGCGCCCGCTCGCGCCGGCGAAGATCGCCGAGGCGGGGATCGCGCGCACCTTCCAGAACATTCGGCTCTTCTCGCAGCTCACGGTCCTCGAGAACCTGCTCGTCGCCTGCGAGCTCCAGAAGCGCGCGCACCTCACGGCCGCGCTGCTACGTACAAAGGTTCACTACGAAGACGAGCGCACGATGCAAGCGCGCGCCATGGACCTCCTCGACGTGTTCGGCCTCGCGGGTGTGGCCGACGAGCCCTCCACGTCGCTTCCGTACGGCAACCAGCGCAGGCTCGAGATCGCCCGCGCGATGATGCTCGAGCCGAAGCTCTTGCTGCTCGACGAGCCGGCGGCCGGCATGAACTACGGCGAGGCCGAGGGCCTGAAGACGCAGATTCGCTGGCTGCGAGACAAGTTCGCGCTCACGGTCGTGCTGGTCGAGCACAACATGCAGGTGGTCATGGGGGTTTGCGAAGAGATCCACGTGCTCGACCAAGGGCGGACCATCGCCCACGGCACGCCTGAGGCCGTCCAAAACGACCCGAAGGTGCTGGCCGCTTACCTCGGCGGCGACGACGACGAGTCCGACGAGCCGCAGGCCGCGGCGGGAGCGGGCAGTGAAGGTTGAGCACCCGACGCGCCGGGACGAGCCGCTCCCGGAGGGCACGCCGCTGCTGGAGCTCGTCGACGTGCGCGTCGAATACGGAGGCATCAAGGCGCTGAAGGGCGTCTCGATGAAGGTGAACTACGGCGAGATCGTGGCCATCATCGGCGCGAATGGCGCGGGAAAGACCACCACGCTGAAGAGCGTCGTGCGGCTGCTCCCGCTCGCCTCTGGGCAGATCCGCTTCCGCGGACAGGACATCGCGGGACTCGCCACCGAGGACCTCGTGGAGCTGGGCGTGTCGCTGGTGCCTGAGGGGCGCGCCATCTTCCCGAGCCTCACGGTCCGCGAGAACCTCGAGCTCGGCGCCTACGTTCACCGCGATCCCGTGACCATCAAGGAGTCGCTCGCCGACGTCATCGCGCTCTTCCCTCGCATCGGCGAGCGGCTCGGGCAGGAGGGCGGCACGCTCTCGGGAGGTGAGCAGCAGATGCTCGCGATCGGCCGCGCCCTCATGGCGAGGCCCTCCCTCGTGCTGCTCGACGAGCCCTCGCTCGGCATCGCCCCGAAGCTCGCCGCTCAGATCTTCAAGGCCATCCGCGAGATCGCGCGCGCGGGCGTCACCGTGCTCGTCGTGGAGCAGAACACGCGGATGGCGCTCGGCTCGAGCGCGCGCGCGTACGTCCTCCGCACGGGCGAGGTGGCGCTCTCCGGTGACTCCAAGACGCTCGCGAGCGATCCCGAGATCCAGAAGGCCTACCTTGGGGGCTGACGCGGCGCTCGGGGCGCTCGCGGTGCTCACTTCGCCACCGAGAGGTCGATGATGAGGGTGGTCGTCACGGGCGGGACGGGGTTCATCGGAGAGAGGCTCGTCCGCGCGCTCGCGGAGCGCGGCGACGAGGTCGTCGTGTTGAGCCGCCGGGCGGGCAGCTCGCCATTGGCCACGATCGTGCCCTGGTCGCCCGCGGAGCCCGGCG
This sequence is a window from Myxococcales bacterium. Protein-coding genes within it:
- a CDS encoding chalcone isomerase family protein; the encoded protein is MHSKAKFSFFLVVLSALLTLTSAAFGLERGANGWYQTGSGVRTKSIAFINVKVYAISHEMKELPTANTKQAVIDADVDKRFTWQTLRDLPCEKIQAAMRDAFAMNGYGDQAKIGRYLGACNKAELPEKTGLSISYNSTTKKTTIWIAGAGSATIDGVDFMKAVWSCWFGKIDQPALGSALISRL
- a CDS encoding tetratricopeptide repeat protein; amino-acid sequence: MLMVPRLRSSSRISRAPARRLASLGALTLAWCLAASAHAGPSAADKKAADALFEEGRAHVEAGEFLLGCPKLLASYKLDPTVGTLLNLADCHQRAGQTATAYEKFQAAAELAKKLGRADREKTARDRLDLLEPQLTKLALELKEPGDVTITLDGTPISRQDAQAPIRVDPGAHTLFVAAPDRKPFSVTLEAKEPGKTYPVVVPALTREGEEPPVVAPKPKVPPPEEPAPSNARRTTGFVVGGIGLVLAGVGGYFGLRTFSSWSDSQARCNDKGCDREGVDLATDAKTSGFLSTIGLAAGGVAFATGLVLVLTAPSAKTGANRIGKPNARLTPSVGPGAVGLSLGGTF
- a CDS encoding protein kinase, which produces MAVINAGDVIAGKYRVERVLGEGGMGFVVAATHLTLEIPVAIKFIRDGALGTREASVRFLREAQAAVQIRNPHVAHVYDVGALETGEPFMVMEYLEGCDLSDLYKQRGALPPAEACEYVLQACDALGEAHSLGIIHRDVKLGNLFLTRGAAGVPIVKVLDFGLSKANPFGGGETGVTMSAAVLGSPRFMSPEQLQDPRTVDGRTDIWALGVILYTLLAGRPAFDAETVGKLFAKVMGESPPPLRELNPTLDPGLVAIVDRCLQKSLDARMPNVAELAAGLVPYCMNTAHAQTTAARLASLQPSPPSAAGAGATRHPTPTVPPASGRSTSLELGGPWAGAAPQPPPPEGSSRLWLGLGVALAVIGVAGGAFYVSRNQVPPGHAEVVPVPAEPPALPTVEPPTAPAVVGAGVGKVASKSVVPAAPTVASPVVATGPTPAAAPRPTQGPKPAATPTTPTGPAPTAPTAAPKPKPASPDIPTTRD
- a CDS encoding extensin family protein; this translates as MAPARGLVTARSIGETLTVAVALSLASPGAARAEPAASSYALDAVSRDIPAGRMKCPRFDTRRYLGTGVRYASPIFVHSAFVEKLVAFDALVERTAIEVYGRAPEELHHLGGTTCESLNGQRRFSEHAFGNAIDVDSFTFGALGAGERLPAGLPAALAGAFKVSISWHFFSKSPAGRVHSRFLHRLALRLVADRGLFRVVLGPGYGDHWSHFHLDAAPYRFAFVLASGELAR
- a CDS encoding phospholipase, whose amino-acid sequence is MTDRTLTTARLGDLECVIANAPPPRAPSPRRIVVLLHGFGAPGDDLVGLADAFAAPDTTMVFPAAPLTFAELYGAPPFMDARAWWRLDLEAIERARRTGGLRDLTRERPEGLDAARGRVTRLLGELRAKHPDASFVLGGFSQGAMLATDTALREDVPLDGLVVLSGSLLCEPEWRPLFPTLARLKVFQSHGADDDILPYAYAARLHEGLREAGVDARFVRFEGGHGIAPEVLGALAAFLDGLPRAASPVDEIR
- a CDS encoding diguanylate cyclase; this translates as MHAVDFDSEATSITNFSELQREIAARKRQALQAYLVVLTGSNVGAMHKLEAAETVLGRSNTADLRLTDDGISRRHARILKAGSDVVIEDLNSANGTMVNGELITQRVLKNGDKISIGASTVVRFSFNDTLDESFQQKMIEAALRDGLTRAYNKRYFLERLETEYAFAKRHHAELSLLLFDIDFFKKINDSRGHLAGDAVLMELSAVVQSMLRTEDVFARYGGEEFAVLARGTSLAKAALLAERVRARVEETNFSFEGISIPVTISVGVAGLPETRCDDAQQLVAGADTALYDSKRGGRNRVTLKDIPI
- a CDS encoding inorganic pyrophosphatase, with translation MSRSPFEQALSHLFAAHPWHGPDIGPKAPELVTSYVEIVPTDTVKYELDKATGILKVDRPQKFSNTCPTLYGFIPQTLCGPVVGGLCDQKTGRSGTRGDDDPLDICILTERNIPHGNILVQAVPIGGLLMVDRDEADDKIIAVLQGDDVYGHMRDLAECPKALIDRLHHYFLTYKQPPGSQEHVVEIARVYGRDEAHAVIAASQSDYETEYASITGRLRAK
- a CDS encoding branched-chain amino acid ABC transporter permease; amino-acid sequence: MAGALVLFTVLDFTLERIVPDSSIRQLLLLAACNVLVALSLNVINGMAGQFSIGHAGFLGLGGYTSAVVSSHLHEALGGGDPTFARSFIVVPVALVASALIAGAFGYLVGLPSLRLKGDYLAIVTLGFAEIVRLLIATAQLGEKQTVGEAFAQVGGPKGVVGPFVHALSVAITSLGGQNGYAGPKNQGVPLYAGPFWIFGLALVLGILAYRLKFSGWGRALRALREDEIAAAAVGVDPTRYKVRSFVIAAVGAGIAGGLMAMNRDGTPTVQPDNYNFAASFDAITMVILGGSGSVTGAAIGGVFITFTIKAIEAVQSTNVIQSLKRSASWLDLNALRMIIYAGVLIALMIWRPEGLLGEREIFEKKRAPKPRSAPPDAPPGGARSDTP